The following is a genomic window from Bombina bombina isolate aBomBom1 chromosome 3, aBomBom1.pri, whole genome shotgun sequence.
GAGTTTGATTGTGGACCCAACGTAGAGTGCATtaccgtagtccagtcgactactgatgagggcgtgggtgacaAATTTTCTTGTTTCGGaagggatccatttgaagatttttcgcagtagatggagaatgtggaagcaagTCAAGGAGATGGCATTGATTTGGCGGTTCATGGAGAGCAATGTGGTACGTTGGGGTTGGAGGGTATCCGAGGGATCAGGGCCAACAGGAGTCGTCCCAAGTGGATTTAgtgggtctgaggaggaggatttcggGCTTGtctgtgttgagtttgagacggttgtgaTTCATCCAGGAGGCGATTGCTGTCAGTCCTTCGTGGATGTTTTTCTTGGCGGTGGAggggtctcgggtgagtgagatgattaactgggtgtcgtcggcataggataCGACGTTGAGGTCGTGTTGTCGAACTATGGTCGGCGAGAGCGGCCATGTAGATGTTGGAGGGTGGGGCTGAATGAGGAGCCTTGGGGTACCACATAGCTGATTACAGTGGGTTTGGAGAGATCTAGCCTACTGCGTCATTACAGTAACTGTACGCTAGACTCCAAGAGCAAGGACTCCACACTGCTTTAGCCTGTGAGATATCCTGAACCCAGGAAATATACTCTCATCCAGCCTCCTTAGGAAGGATTCAGGTGCACTTGTGTCACCAGCCACTGAGTCCCTTGAATAAAtagaaaggacttaccctccagggcctCTGTCATTGGTACCAGTTAGGAGAATGAGAAATTCTGCAGTATTGTTGCTGATTGTTTACTTTTAGAAATGATCTGCAAGCGAAGTTGACGTGTGACTGCAGTCCCTCAGCGTTTATGGAGACAACGGTGCAGAAGAAGAGTTAATGGTTAGGAAGATATCTAGACTGGCTCTGTAGCTGTGTGAAGTTCAGGGGGACACTGCAGGAATATGGCCAGTGACAAACTCAGGAGCGATGTCAGGAGAGGATTACAGGCAGTGCATGGGGAGTACTGAAAGACAAGTGTAGAAAATGGCAAAGAGCAAACCAATAGCAGAGCCTTATTGGATACTGATGGACAAAGGAAGAAGTGGTGCAAAGGGTTAACTACACCACCACACCTTCAGTATAAAGTACTGCTACTTGGGCACTTCAGAGTCCTTTTCACCCTTTCAGTTCTAGAATATGATCAATGCTATTTCTACTGAATTCTCATTTATGCATATTTAATTGTCAGAGGAAATAAGACAAAAATACATGAAGTCCCAGTCAAGAAGGTGACATTACGGACTATGGTCATTTACTGCTGGTATTTGGTTGGCAACTTTATGACCAGTAAACTGTAGTTGTGGACAGTACTGAGCATTTGTATAAAACACAAGCTTTAGTGCAGCCGATGAGCTGTATATTTACCTGGGATACAAAGCTTTCTCCTTCCCATATTGCCCTTATATAGTCAGTTATTAGGACAGACAGTAGCACCGGCCTCTCCTGCATATTTACATGTTGGAGGGTGGGGCTGAATGAGGAGCCTTGGGGTACCACATAGCTGATTGCAGTGGGTTTGGAGAGATCTAGCCTACTGCGTCATTACAGTAACTGTACGCTAGACTCCAAGAGCAAGGACTCCACACTGCTTTAGCCTGTGAGATATCCTGAACCCAGGAAATATACTCTCATCCAGCCTCCTTAGGAAGGATTCAGGTGCACTTGTGTCACCAGCCACTGAGTCCCTTGAATAAAtagaaaggacttaccctccagggcctCTGCTGTGCAGTTGACACAGTTCTAGAAATAAAAGGGAGTCCCAAGAAGGAATATCCACATTTAACCCTAAGAGTGCCggtaccttctaacctagaagggaagcacttacctgtggatcctgctgtcAGGCAAGGAATGGCTTCTAAGGTGTGGCAGATTCCTTCACTTCtaccagggacctgtagaaaaagaaaagacagagtaaccaaccctggctttcaataataggggtagcaataatgttagaagttaagcaaagaccaccattacgcttactaaagagattgacatggacacagcatagcttgcagggaaaagtacccattaacggattaatatcttcagacaccatcttcgcacatcctcccatgaagagacaaagagaatgactgggggttatgggtaggggaagtgacacttaacagctctgctggggtgttctttgcctcctccttatggccaggaggtgaatatcccactagtaattggaatgaagttgtggactctccatgccattggaaagaaatcataattatctatgtatttctaatggtatagaACTAAATCAGTAATTTTCGGATATAACTGGAAAatttatcttaaagtgaatgtaaactttcatcaattagtgcccggcttttaaaaacaggggcactttcattcatgaaagtttacattgcagcgtattttgaaaaatacttaaatttatcttctgcaaagccggatcaggGATTCCCTGCCCGCAGGTCCTCTGTATATACGTCAtgaatgacgaaaccggcttcctccccagagcgtccatcttgtgaggccacgccgtgattggaggtttcgtcattgctgtgtaattaCAGCATGAGAAGCAGGGGGAGGAATCGCTGATCCAGCTTAGCAGAAGATAAAGGAAAGTATTTttcaaaatatgctgcaatgtatcatgaatgaaagtgcctctgtttttaatagcatttttaaaaacagggcactaattcatagaaatttacattcactttaagttattattgtaaaaatgaaacctttatgtagaaaaccatatttaaattgagtcttactgactagtgatttaaagtgatggtaaacccaagtgtTTACAAAAACACTAAGATTTaacaacactttaaaaaaaaaaaaaaatatgagatgaggtttccacctctaaaccaatagcagtGCTAGTCatgtgacagtgttctgtatgcaagcggggctattggtttagaggtggaaacatcacctcattggtaaagagcacTGTGCTGTTGGTGGCCGGAGCATTTTTTAAATGCtcagatttatcatcactttaaatcatgaattaaattgatttgatttaaatcaaatccaccctgctatACTCAAACAACAGGAAGTAAACTTGTTACATAAAACTTATAGTGGCTCTATATATATTCTGTAAACTGTGCAGATCCTCGCTGGAGTACTCACCACTCACACACTCAGCGAGGCACAATAGGGTCACACTTTAAAGCCCAGAGACCTCATACACTCTTTGTGAGCCTCGATCAGCTGCTGGCAATGCTCCTCGCCCTTTTCAATGATactgaataaaaagaaaataacagaTTTAGAAACTGTGCGACCCTCGCATGCACCATAACCAAAAGGGAGTTACAGATACGGAGAGTTCCTGAAAAGAAGTTATGTAAGTGCACGTTAACCCTGGACTGAAGAGCTCAAGAGTCACAATCTAGCTACACAGGAGGCAGACTTACCAACATAAATACTGTAGATGCTGGAGTGTATCTAAATATGCAAGAGAGCCCATACAGATGCATATGTGTCAAGTCTATGATGCATCTAAAAACAAAGCTTAGGGCtgagaaagtgttttttttgtataacaaaaatAAATCCTGGTTTTCTGTCACTGTGCAAACTGTAGCAGGGTCACTGTTCGATGGTCTGCAGGAAGCACACTTCACCCTCTTTGGAAGCCGTGAATAAACAAGTCTGCGTTCAGTTACAAAAAGGATAATAAACAAATAAAGTACTTTACAAAGTCATGAATACATTTTCTACCATGCTGAACAAACCTATTTACAGTAACACGGCCCTGGATCTGACAGCAAGCTCAGCTCACTATAACCAGGTCCCTGATAAGAACCATCCCAGCTTATCGCAGTGACCAGGATCCCTGGGAAGTGTCTGTCACACCGAGCAGCACTAGGTTCTGAGTTGTTTTATGTTCTATTTAAAACAGGGTTATTCAGCCTCTTCATATCAGAGGTCACACTGGAGGAATTTTTACACTCacaggaccagaaaaaacaaattCAGGGATCTGTTCCTGTGGATTCTTCACAAACAAATATCTTTAGAAATCGAATGCTCATACAGATGCATTGCAGTGGGATGATCACTATTAGACCATAGGGAGAGGCTACCGTACTGAATGTGTTGATACCTACTCACATATAAACCTACtccaaataaacaattctctaGCAATATCAATGCCACAAATGATATTCACACAAAcctttttttgcttttaatctttgtgTATTACAGATGGGAAAAGTATTAAGCAATGTACCCTAAAGAAAATaacctttcatatatatatttatctgtgtgttACTGCTCTCTAATTTATAAACACAAATGCATAAGACAAGGCAAGAGCACAGAGTCTGGATTTCAAATGAGTacccatgtgatagccatcagccaatcagaaaatgcatgtataaactgtgaattcttgcacacgctcagtaggagtttgtgcctcagaaagtgtgcatatattaagactgtgcacgttttgataatggaagtgaactggaaagtttttttacttgtgtgctctgtatgaatcatgaaagtttaattttgcctttagtggtcctttaacggCTCTGAACATCTTAGAATattctaagtatatttaatattgtgTCACCGGCTCTTTCATATCAAGTTTGTCAGCCCTGAGATGTGTATAGACAAGTGGAGCAAATCAGTTGTGTAGGGTAGGTTAAGACACCTATATAAAAGCATAAGGACTTAGGGTTGGCCATGTGAGATACAAAAGGTATTGAATTCTCTTTGAGGAGTTTTAGGTCAGAGAGAGTTCCAGGGTTCGGTACGAGGGACAATGCATGTATGTGTAAGTGGGCAGAGGGTTCAGTGCTGGAGAGTCCTGTATGTGTCACTTTAAAAGGAATTCTACAGATTGGTAGGAGCCTATACAGTAACTTATACGGAGGGGCAGCAGAGCACAGTCATTGGGTACCAGTTAGGAGAATGAGAAATTCTGCAGTATTGTTGCTGATTGTTTACTTTTAGAAATGATCTGCAAGCGAAGTTGACGTGTGACTGCAGTCCCTCAGCGTTTATGGAGACAACGGTGCAGAAGAAGAGTTAATGGTTAGGAAGATATCTAGACTGGCTCTGTAGCTGTGTGAAGTTCAGGGGGACACTGCAGGAATATGGCCAGTGACAAACTCAGGAGCGATGTCAGGAGAGGATTACAGGCAGTGCATGGGGAGTACTGAAAGACAAGTGTAGAAAATGGCAAAGAGCAAACCAATAGCAGAGCCTTATTGGATACTGATGGACAAAGGAAGAAGTGGTGCAAAGGGTTAACTACACCACCACACCTTCAGTATAAAGTACTGCTACTTGGGCACTTCAGAGTCCTTTTCACCCTTTCAGTTCTAGAATATGATCAATGCTATTTCTACTGAATTCTCATTTATGCATATTTAATTGTCAGAGGAAATAAGACAAAAATACATGAAGTCCCAGTCAAGAAGGTGACATTACGGACTATGGTCATTTACTGCTGGTATTTGGTTGGCAACTTTATGACCAGTAAACTGTAGTTGTGGACAGTACTGAGCATTTGTATAAAACACAAGCTTTAGTGCAGCCGATGAGCTGTATATTTACCTGGGATACAAAGCTTTCTCCTTCCCATATTGCCCTTATATAGTCAGTTATTAGGACAGACAGTAGCACCGGCCTCTCCTGCATATTTACATCACAAGTAAACAAACAGAATGTGGATGGCGTGAGCGGTTTAGCTGTGCTCTCATCAGATACTCGTGTGGTCGGCTGGCTATAACGTTAGGCCGCTAATCAAAACTACACATCAAGTAGTGCAGGAAAGAAGCAATTCCTTAAAAATGCACATTATCACTAAGTCTATAATAACTATGTCACTATAATAATCACTTATCACTATAAAAATGACTAATCACTATAATAATTACTAACAGCCCACAGAGATTTGCAAGCCATTATAATGTGTGATCCAGCAATCCAAAGAATCGGTGATTTACCCATGAAATTAACTTGTCATATAAAGAGTTAAACCATCACTCAGCACTGGGTAGTGCAGGCAGCGAGTGGACTCACCAGGTGTCCCGAGCCTTTTTTGTCTCTGGGCAAGCACAGCAAGGCTTCAATGGTTTCTTCTCTTGGCTGTCTGAGCCGGGAGTCGTGGACTCACAGCTTGCTGCTGCCATACTGGACATCTTCAGATAAGAGCAGGCTTTAACCCTAAACAGGtgattctaaaataaataaaatacaaaatgtagaaACAGTATGGTCATCAGATGCACAAAATATTTTCAGACGGCTAACAGGTGTTATTCACTGCATTATACAACCTGATCTTGGGTACATTAAATCTAACAAGATGATTCCTTTGATCTGTCAAAACATGTTTAACAAGTCACATGGCACAACCAATCCTGACAGTAATACACTGGCACATGAGATAACAAGTAACATGGCACAACCAATCCCCACAGTAATACACTGGCGCATGAGATAACAACAAGTCACATGGCACAACCAATCCTGACAGTAATACACTGGCACATGAGATAACAAGTAACATGGCACAACCAATCCCCACAGTAATACACTGGCGCATGATATAACAACAAGTCACATGGCACAACCAATCCTGACAGTAATACACTGGCACATGAGATAACAAGTAACATGGCCCAACCAATCCCGACAGTAATACACTGGCACATGAGATAACAAGTAACATGGCACAACCAATCCCCACAGTAATACAC
Proteins encoded in this region:
- the LOC128652823 gene encoding cytochrome c oxidase copper chaperone; translation: MSSMAAASCESTTPGSDSQEKKPLKPCCACPETKKARDTCIIEKGEEHCQQLIEAHKECMRSLGFKV